From the genome of Tachysurus fulvidraco isolate hzauxx_2018 chromosome 20, HZAU_PFXX_2.0, whole genome shotgun sequence, one region includes:
- the si:dkey-250d21.1 gene encoding uncharacterized protein si:dkey-250d21.1 isoform X1 has translation MPDCCAAAECKQRSEQHNVSFFRFPLDPERCKQWVGNCRRPDLQTKTSEYLHRNFKLCSRHFEASLIQKESELRTVLKDGAVPTIFDFTTKKGNAQNSNRKRKIQAAAVDPVDVKKVKDEAAPETVAQNVIEDSTENAVEQEPPPVRPEKEDPATAKAKEILKIYFKETLAFTGFNIVNNAGAAKSMGGGAVGPLMVNPICAEKIDSKDVLRLGEDVMRQEIRNTLRMARFFSILLQEKTNIEGKDQIPVFIRSVSNDGFPQKHLLGFLPCDVDSDSLYLMLMSEIRNKWGLRMEHCRGFTYLTTGSLCQKLNEFSCRMLRDFPQVVLAPSDPYAFNMWLIRSLPVLSVQDVVDTVEEVAVVLKQSDTLRKKLHTKITAAYSHIKGEVDRVKESCQNNWEYGTDAFQTMLDILEPLLNSIGEMCTSALSEVDATVMEQLLKLKEKLKNFNFIITLVILKNTLCCVSILNPSLRGIISISSTLQYTISNALKLLNKHLQEIPIFHRKWFSDAVGRAKKLGVSVTLPADTAANGLSDGKTPTSPEDYYRETLSKMVLQYLIDEVKRVLGIEMVRILRWLSLVPSYMADHNFSIRKDKVADANLNNLARPDSFYDELGCWEVKWRHASKRRILPTGVFATLKIPDIGFYPNVQSLLRVLGSIPCINADAEVYVQYDMVLDRYRSYVKAMPVDKRLCNMAFIYVNQDVHFNIDDMVQSYVESHPDILQLLCKDDVMEVQPSATENSTNDASKEDLEEPREIILDMELGRPKPECSGTDKEALKSALKAALTAACNSQNRQFQGGPEGEVEYVTKSEMNEVLKVCADVVKDGILCEAGNSFFSLFIDRVVKFGETEFLPLFLRFVDSFDVMHLELMGFVEANLDTEAMCERLFDIVVEEWHLDFKYCRGQAYMGSGEISYKLKAFACKVQEKYPLAICTHCSCYSFNTWWSMTVPVPAISRALDILEKIVLFFSGSPELEKQLDQVIAVGLRESYEKIHEFQGNFCSSWQEKHDSYDVFSQILEPLVDCLERFQNSGPLTWSLAVINQAKKLLQLIRDFDFIVAIVALKNISSFTRELSAALQKDHFSAASQLCQISGIVATLNRLKTNIKVFHQNWFDEACSFAQNLGVQVKVPESVPCPRDSLLKPGGYYKDAISVPLVDYVINSVKDHFSDDHKEALNFLSLVPCSVTMSYTFESLKSKPPLYVGDLPDPDNFFTELSCWKVKWKTKVVSPTIPDTIFQTLRLPLMQYFANINTLLKIMSVLPSTTLEHCGEVKRHKMFQDYLRSTYAKDRTPCLAMLQVGINFNRDLDRMVTQCLKVTPKTLEGICLDKEAKTLRNSEIRAEDNHNEEEMEVQLERSTKRLPDFNELKAEDNRTAASNKMETQQVPEVLPAVLMEELQAKPLDENSHSDQPVDNLQQVFVVAARLARKKCLLSELPEEEQDSVVQELGMCRWDQENTKHFSDVLDNIVKAMRKTILSEVQESPFFSIITDKLVCADDKKYVPVFVRYVDNFTPKVEFLGFLPLDSSSDPDTQAKTLSSVLSDEWGLQMGCCRGQSFMCMGFVGQGLRKLSLDFLENFPLAVNTPSESCGLAYWLAVSLQNDPIVKVLGVVEDLLLFFDQSPRLYVELSQTREGLLNTPREALAEVPETCLSKWKKREDFFDVLVDMLEGVLTCLDSVSNNSDGSWSNSMSIHALMLSTAIRESDFVVSLVILKNACSPLRNCSTVFRCGNPADIICELEKIPVIIESLVKMLENISVVNNTWFEEATQLAAKVAGALSYPDTVSSYDTPEVGYRETVSLPVLSGLIEEMKFNFSECHLKALRVLSLLPTCNPLPILAEAPDKLYTIYQSDLPEPDAAEEEINAWATVWQEKYQDSSLPTSISETLHHPEAKGHPNVTTLLRLVAVLPSISMECDLMKTTLNSLRSLIGNDYEGADKTNTVMLLMHYPMLRTLEQVIDKCMELDEKSHGFLAPVKENLCAMKMESDVDGVSSEEKASITTFGVSELINGTVPVIAQDQPTTTVQCDTEELSTDLLVSTTATPKDGAMEITASNGRAEIQESSSISTTGQSAASRSNDTEIGSSTVTAPDVTSVEQDVSEEHKATAPATTAELQNGNVKLLNEVKAQNITTLLTTASQDVTMALVELVESEGSDQSAERVTAEPIAVAEDAAMEVMAVAPDAVTQPEMEARGVAIEPLASAQDVIPDLGTAEDVSMEPGIGETSKDVITEQSVNIEPGSEVAAQVASTESVTVFQDVPKDEVTAQPVRGDKDVAIEHEAVEQGVLSMAAENDITEPVADAADVTESVFTESALQGVADKDGASHGASSNPIAVPHEITKELVTTGQDGTSKNEAQLIQGITIEPPQIARAAQCVTTEPVTAAQSMTTEPDLAGQDLPKECDSAVAQSSAVVHNKASDNRTGSEASTMQPQTIQVDSPSNDPTTALEVTVKTVTLPQDISSETNTAQGVSVLTAAEDQKSSSADVQDVTTQPVTTGNDVTLDDQRGPKESKTTSPDATNCTATVQCVESVTAEQAVTTQHVPAAEDVAMDTTESDNGVATDKSTGPTESTAEHVPMECDAASEKEPAGTVQDIVMESQDEPKEMAHNITTEPITEIKDAPVDRIEDVKAETEDTGLKVDAQDVADQAVAPAQNGTSQSKVPASDVVGKAVPANKVSTVQTATGDANSLAEVEVKHKTAEEDLDQPYAIAQDGTDPSKEVAQATGEDSTEPHKGVLSFYSSPTQEAFFSEIQNAKFFSIVCEQQIEIEGHTYIPIGICYLQKHKTPCEDVLAYVPLDQDIVAFVDSMTAALSEKWGLNLAFCRGQSLLTVGAAGAQVRAAATLLSQRYPKAIRTFSSTVSLNTWLAKSCIISEIADSFTWVERMLQWVTEDEEKRAVLHKMVASLFQHNAVKHSDLTDRLSRSQWERCHDTLDLTVEILEAIMLTLNDIKDNHDIQTEKTQAGDFLIILQNFEFILTLVIMKNVLGPTKSLSQNLQGQPLDVYQAVSSLSEVLTSLSDMKANIDTHLQTWYQEAVEFASKLLISVDNTSQECLIIYCRDIISKGAIDHSICEISELCSDRALSAVRCMQVVPYVISKKEGCCTDTEVFKVYQDDLPDSSSLQVELLKWRERWSGSDEQPLPAGLLDTLNSTDAESFPNIETLLRLLVILPCFRKEDLIRQGKKSLIEFNHQRSLLELYPL, from the exons ATGCCCGACTGCTGCGCCGCAGCCGAGTGTAAGCAGCGCTCTGAGCAGCACAACGTGTCGTTCTTCAGGTTCCCTCTGGACCCCGAGCG ATGTAAACAGTGGGTGGGGAACTGTCGCAGACCAGACCTGCAGACTAAAACCTCGGAGTACTTGCACAGAAACTTCAAACTGTGCTCAAGACACTTTGAGGCGTCTCTGATACAGAAGGAA agtgAACTCAGGACGGTTTTAAAGGACGGCGCCGTCCCGACCATATTCGATTTTACGACCAAGAAGGGCAACGCGCAGAACAGCAACAGGAAAAGAAAGATACAAGCT GCTGCAGTCGATCCTGTGGATGTAAAAAAGGTGAAAG ACGAGGCCGCGCCGGAGACGGTGGCACAAAATGTAATCGAAGACTCGACGGAGAACGCTGTAGAACAGGAGCCTCCACCAGTCAGACCAGAGAAAGAGGATCCTGCTACTGCCAAAGCTAAGGAGATTCTGAAGATCTACTTTAAGGAGACATTAGCATTCACTGGCTTCAACATTGTCAACAATGCCGGTGCCGCAAAGTCGATGGGGGGCGGAGCTGTCGGGCCTCTCATGGTCAACCCTATTTGTGCGGAAAAGATTGACTCCAAAGACGTGCTGAGACTCGGAGAGGACGTGATGCGCCAGGAGATCCGCAACACTTTACGCATGGCTCGCTTCTTCTCCATCCTTCtccaggaaaaaacaaacatcgaAGGCAAGGATCAGATCCCGGTGTTCATCCGATCTGTCAGCAATGACGGGTTTCCCCAGAAGCACCTGCTGGGGTTTCTGCCCTGCGACGTGGACTCGGACAGCCTATATCTCATGCTCATGTCCGAGATCCGCAACAAGTGGGGACTCCGAATGGAGCACTGTCGAGGATTCACTTACCTGACGACAGGCAGCTTGTGCCAGAAGCTAAACGAGTTCTCCTGTCGCATGCTCCGGGACTTCCCGCAGGTTGTCCTGGCTCCCAGCGACCCTTACGCGTTCAACATGTGGCTGATCCGCTCCTTGCCCGTCCTTTCTGTACAGGACGTCGTCGACACGGTAGAGGAAGTGGCCGTCGTCTTGAAGCAGTCCGATACGCTTAGGAAAAAACTGCACACAAAGATTACAGCGGCGTACAGTCATATCAAAGGTGAGGTGGATCGCGTCAAGGAGTCTTGCCAGAACAACTGGGAATATGGCACGGATGCTTTTCAGACAATGTTGGACATCCTGGAGCCTCTGCTGAACAGCATTGGAGAGATGTGCACCAGTGCGCTGTCGGAGGTGGACGCAACCGTCATGGAACAACTGCTCAAGCTCAAGGAGAAGCTCAAGAATTTCAACTTCATCATCACCCTGGTGATCCTCAAGAACACACTGTGCTGTGTCAGCATCCTCAACCCGAGCCTGAGGGGtatcatcagcatcagcagcacCTTGCAATACACTATCTCCAATGCCTTAAAGCTGCTCAACAAGCACCTGCAGGAAATCCCTATATTCCACAGGAAGTGGTTCTCTGATGCTGTCGGCAGGGCCAAAAAGCTGGGCGTGTCGGTCACTCTGCCGGCGGACACGGCAGCGAACGGCCTCTCCGACGGCAAAACGCCGACCTCGCCGGAGGACTACTACAGGGAAACGCTAAGTAAAATGGTCCTGCAATACCTCATCGACGAGGTGAAGCGAGTCCTAGGCATCGAGATGGTCCGAATCCTAAGATGGCTGTCTTTAGTGCCGTCCTACATGGCCGACCACAATTTCAGCATTCGCAAAGACAAGGTGGCTGACGCGAACCTGAACAATCTGGCTCGTCCGGACTCCTTCTACGATGAACTGGGCTGCTGGGAAGTCAAATGGAGGCATGCGAGTAAACGCAGGATCCTACCCACGGGGGTCTTTGCCACCTTAAAGATCCCTGATATCGGATTCTATCCCAACGTGCAGAGTCTGCTGAGAGTCCTGGGTTCCATCCCTTGCATCAACGCAGACGCGGAAGTGTACGTGCAGTACGACATGGTGTTGGACAGATATCGCTCCTACGTGAAGGCGATGCCGGTAGACAAAAGACTGTGCAACATGGCATTCATTTACGTTAATCAGGACGTGCATTTCAACATCGACGACATGGTGCAGTCGTACGTGGAAAGCCACCCGGACATACTGCAGCTTCTCTGTAAG gaTGATGTAATGGAGGTTCAACCTTCAG CAACAGAGAACAGCACTAATGATGCCTCGAAGGAAGATCTGGAGGAACCAAGAGAGATTATTTTGGATATGGAGTTGGGAAGGCCGAAACCCGAGTGTTCGGGGACTGATAAAGAGGCGTTAAAATCTGCGCTGAAGGCTGCGCTCACTGCAGCGTGTAACAGCCAGAACAGGCAGTTTCAGGGCGGCCCAGAGGGCGAGGTCGAATATGTGACCAAATCTGAAATGAACGAAGTTTTGAAAGTGTGCGCGGACGTCGTGAAGGATGGGATTCTCTGTGAAGCAGgaaattctttcttctctctcttcatcgATCGAGTGGTAAAGTTTGGCGAGACCGAATTCCTCCCGCTGTTCCTCCGGTTTGTAGACAGTTTCGATGTCATGCATCTGGAGCTGATGGGATTCGTGGAAGCGAACCTCGATACCGAGGCGATGTGCGAGCGCCTGTTCGACATCGTCGTCGAGGAATGGCATCTCGATTTCAAATACTGCAGAGGCCAGGCTTACATGGGGTCCGGGGAAATCTCGTACAAGCTCAAGGCCTTCGCATGCAAAGTTCAGGAGAAGTATCCTCTCGCAATATGCACCCACTGTTCCTGTTATTCTTTTAACACGTGGTGGTCGATGACGGTCCCGGTGCCCGCCATCAGCAGAGCCCTAGATATACTTGAGAAGATAGTGTTATTTTTCAGCGGCTCACCTGAACTTGAAAAACAGCTGGACCAAGTCATAGCTGTTGGTCTGCGCGAGAGCTACGAGAAGATTCACGAGTTTCAAGGGAACTTCTGTTCCTCTTGGCAGGAGAAGCACGACTCCTACGATGTCTTCTCTCAGATATTGGAACCTCTGGTCGATTGTCTGGAGAGGTTCCAGAACAGCGGTCCGCTGACCTGGAGTTTAGCCGTCATCAACCAAGCGAAGAAACTTCTACAACTGATCCGAGACTTTGACTTCATCGTGGCGATAGTGGCTCTGAAGAACATCTCGTCTTTCACCAGAGAACTTAGCGCAGCTTTGCAGAAAGACCATTTCAGCGCCGCTTCACAGCTCTGCCAGATCAGTGGCATCGTAGCCACACTCAACCGACTCAAGACTAACATTAAAGTCTTCCACCAGAACTGGTTCGATGAAGCATGTTCTTTTGCTCAGAACTTAGGGGTGCAGGTTAAAGTGCCTGAGAGCGTACCGTGTCCCCGGGACAGCCTGCTAAAACCAGGCGGGTACTACAAAGATGCCATCAGTGTCCCTTTGGTCGATTACGTCATTAACTCTGTCAAGGACCATTTTTCAGACGACCACAAAGAGGCTCTCAATTTCTTATCTCTGGTCCCGTGTTCTGTAACCATGAGCTACACTTTTGAAAGCCTGAAGTCGAAGCCTCCGTTGTACGTCGGCGACCTTCCGGATCCGGACAACTTCTTCACAGAACTTTCTTGTTGGAAGGTTAAGTGGAAAACCAAAGTGGTTTCCCCGACGATCCCGGACACTATCTTTCAGACTCTCCGCCTGCCACTCATGCAGTATTTTGCCAACATTAACACATTGCTGAAGATCATGTCAGTGTTACCCAGCACCACGCTGGAGCACTGCGGAGAAGTAAAGCGGCACAAGATGTTTCAGGACTACCTGAGGAGCACCTACGCTAAGGACAGGACTCCGTGTTTAGCCATGCTTCAGGTGGGCATAAACTTTAACAGAGATCTGGACAGGATGGTGACGCAGTGTTTGAAAGTAACCCCAAAGACACTGGAAGGCATCTGCCTG GACAAAGAAGCAAAAACTCTGAGGAATTCGGAGATAAGAGCTGAAG ACAACCACAACGAAGAGGAGATGGAGGTTCAACTGGAAAGATCTACTAAAAGGCTCCCAGACTTCAATGAGTTAAAGGCAGAAG ataaccGTACAGCTGCATCCAACAAAATGGAGACCCAGCAGGTTCCTGAAGTTCTACCTGCTGTACTGATGGAGGAACTGCAAGCGAAGCCTTTAGATGAGAACAGTCACTCTGACCAGCCTGTAGACAACCTTCAGCAGGTCTTCGTGGTGGCGGCCAGGCTGGCCCGGAAAAAATGCCTGTTGTCTGAACTTCCCGAGGAAGAGCAAGACTCGGTCGTGCAAGAGCTTGGGATGTGTCGGTGGGACCAGGAGAACACAAAGCATTTTTCAGATGTGCTGGACAATATTGTGAAGGCAATGAGAAAAACAATCCTTTCAGAAGTTCAAGAATCTCCGTTTTTTTCCATTATTACTGACAAGCTGGTGTGTGCGGATGACAAGAAGTACGTTCCTGTGTTTGTCCGGTATGTTGACAATTTCACTCCCAAAGTAGAGTTTTTAGGGTTCCTGCCCTTAGATTCGAGCTCGGATCCAGATACCCAAGCTAAGACTCTATCGAGCGTTCTCTCAGACGAGTGGGGACTCCAGATGGGGTGCTGTCGTGGCCAGTCCTTCATGTGTATGGGTTTTGTGGGACAAGGACTGAGAAAGCTATCTTTAGATTTCCTGGAGAACTTTCCTCTGGCTGTGAACACACCAAGTGAATCGTGTGGACTTGCTTACTGGCTAGCAGTAAGCCTTCAAAACGATCCCATCGTAAAGGTGCTTGGTGTAGTCGAGGACCTTCTGCTTTTCTTTGACCAGTCACCGAGACTGTACGTCGAGCTTTCTCAGACAAGGGAAGGTCTCTTGAACACGCCTCGTGAAGCCCTCGCAGAGGTCCCGGAAACGTGTTTGTCCaagtggaaaaaaagagaagatttCTTTGACGTTTTGGTGGACATGTTGGAGGGCGTCCTGACCTGTCTGGACTCTGTTAGCAACAACAGCGACGGTTCCTGGAGTAACAGCATGTCGATACATGCGCTGATGCTCTCCACAGCCATCAGGGAATCAGATTTCGTTGTTTCTCTCGTAATCCTGAAGAACGCCTGCTCTCCTCTACGGAATTGCAGCACGGTGTTCCGCTGTGGCAATCCGGCCGACATCATCTGTGAGCTGGAGAAGATCCCTGTTATTATCGAGTCCCTCGTTAAGATGTTAGAGAACATCAGTGTGGTGAACAATACCTGGTTCGAGGAGGCAACCCAGCTTGCTGCCAAAGTCGCCGGAGCTCTGTCGTATCCGGACACGGTCAGCAGCTACGACACTCCGGAGGTGGGTTACAGAGAGACGGTCAGCCTACCTGTCTTGAGCGGTCTGATCGAGGAAATGAAGTTCAACTTTTCAGAGTGTCACTTGAAAGCCCTCAGGGTCCTTTCTCTGCTTCCCACGTGCAATCCTCTGCCCATTCTCGCAGAAGCACCGGATAAGCTGTATACTATCTACCAAAGTGATCTACCTGAACCAGATGCAGCAGAGGAAGAAATTAATGCCTGGGCCACAGTATGGCAAGAGAAGTATCAGGACAGTTCACTGCCCACCTCAATCTCAGAGACTCTGCACCACCCTGAAGCTAAGGGTCACCCCAATGTGACTACTCTTCTGAGGCTTGTTGCCGTGCTGCCTAGCATTAGCATGGAGTGTGATCTGATGAAGACCACTCTTAACTCGTTGAGGAGCTTGATCGGGAACGACTATGAAGGTGCCGACAAGACCAACACTGTAATGCTTCTTATGCATTATCCCATGCTGCGGACTTTGGAGCAAGTGATCGACAAATGTATGGAACTTGATGAAAAGAGCCACGGCTTTCTTGCTCCG GTAAAGGAGAATCTCTGTGCTATGAAAATGGAGAGTG acGTCGATGGGGTTTCCTCAGAGGAAAAGGCCAGTATTACCACCTTCGGGGTTTCGGAGTTAATAAACGGCACAGTTCCAGTCATCGCACAAGACCAGCCCACAACGACCGTACAGTGCGACACTGAAG AGTTAAGCACTGATCTGTTAGTTAGCACCACCGCTACTCCAAAGGACGGTGCCATGGAAATAACTGCTTCCAACGGACGAGCTGAGATACAAGAATCTTCATCCATCAGCACAACTGGTCAGTCAGCAGCAAGCCGCTCAAACGACACTGAAATCGGTTCCTCCACCGTGACTGCACCTGACGTCACGTCAGTCGAACAGGATGTTTCCGAAGAGCACAAGGCGACAGCTCCGGCTACAACCGCAGAGCTACAAAATGGAAATGTAAAGCTTCTAAATGAGGTCAAAGCCCAAAATATCACCACACTGCTTACCACAGCATCCCAGGATGTCACCATGGCGCTTGTAGAACTGGTAGAATCAGAAGGGTCAGACCAGAGTGCAGAGCGAGTAACTGCAGAACCGATCGCTGTAGCCGAGGATGCCGCCATGGAAGTCATGGCGGTGGCACCGGATGCTGTCACACAGCCAGAAATGGAAGCCCGGGGAGTCGCTATAGAGCCGTTAGCATCGGCACAGGATGTCATTCCAGATCTAGGTACAGCAGAGGATGTCTCCATGGAGCCTGGAATTGGAGAGACATCCAAGGATGTCATTACTGAGCAAAGTGTCAACATAGAGCCTGGATCTGAAGTGGCAGCTCAGGTCGCTTCCACAGAGTCTGTTACGGTATTTCAGGATGTCCCGAAAGATGAGGTCACTGCACAGCCTGTTAGAGGAGACAAAGATGTTGCTATTGAACATGAAGCAGTAGAACAAGGTGTCCTGAGCATGGCAGCTGAAAATGACATCACTGAACCTGTTGCAGATGCAGCGGATGTCACCGAGAGTGTGTTCACAGAATCTGCACTCCAGGGTGTCGCTGACAAAGATGGTGCCAGTCATGGTGCCAGTTCAAACCCAATTGCGGTACCCCATGAGATCACCAAGGAACTTGTTACAACTGGACAAGATGGCACTTCAAAAAATGAAGCCCAGTTAATCCAGGGAATCACCATAGAGCCACCTCAGATCGCCAGAGCAGCACAGTGTGTCACCACAGAGCCTGTAACAGCAGCCCAAAGCATGACCACTGAGCCAGATCTAGCAGGACAGGATCTCCCCAAAGAATGTGATTCGGCAGTAGCACAGTCTTCAGCAGTGGTCCATAATAAAGCCTCAGATAACAGAACAGGGTCTGAAGCCTCAACAATGCAACCCCAAACAATTCAAGTAGACTCCCCAAGTAATGACCCCACAACAGCCCTGGAAGTGACTGTGAAAACAGTAACATTACCTCAGGATATAAGCAGTGAAACCaacacagctcagggtgtctcGGTTCTGACTGCAGCAGAGGACCAGAAATCTTCCAGTGCCGATGTACAGGACGTCACCACACAACCTGTGACAACAGGAAATGACGTTACCTTGGATGACCAGCGTGGCCCTAAAGAATCAAAAACAACATCGCCAGATGCTACAAATTGCACAGcaacagtgcagtgtgtggagTCTGTTACAGCTGAGCAAGCGGTCACCACACAGCACGTCCCAGCAGCCGAGGATGTTGCTATGGATACCACTGAGTCAGATAATGGTGTTGCGACAGACAAGAGCACAGGTCCTACAGAGTCAACAGCTGAACATGTCCCCATGGAGTGTGATGCAGCATCAGAAAAAGAACCTGCAGGTACAGTGCAGGACATTGTGATGGAGAGCCAAGATGAACCCAAAGAAATGGCCCATAATATCACCACGGAACCCATCACAGAAATCAAGGATGCACCCGTGGATCGTATTGAAGATGTCAAAGCAGAAACTGAAGATACTGGCCTAAAGGTTGACGCTCAAGATGTTGCCGATCAGGCAGTGGCACCAGCTCAGAATGGGACTTCCCAGTCCAAAGTACCTGCTTCGGATGTCGTAGGTAAGGCCGTACCTGCTAATAAAGTCAGCACTGTGCAGACTGCCACGGGCGACGCAAACAGCCTCGCAGAAGTGGAAGTCAAGCATAAAACTGCTGAAGAAGATCTCGATCAACCCTATGCAATAGCTCAAGATGGCACTGATCCCTCCAAAGAAGTAGCACAAGCAACGGGTGAAGATAGCACTGAACCCCACAAGGGGGTCTTGTCATTCTACAGCAGCCCTACTCAAGAGGCTTTTTTCAGTGAAATTCAAAATGCAAAGTTCTTTTCTATTGTTTGTGAACAGCAAATAGAGATAGAAGGACATACGTATATCCCCATAGGAATCTGTTACTTGCAGAAACACAAGACGCCATGCGAGGACGTATTGGCTTACGTCCCACTTGACCAAGACATTGTCGCTTTTGTGGATTCTATGACAGCAGCTCTGTCTGAGAAGTGGGGCTTGAACTTGGCCTTCTGTCGGGGACAAAGCCTGCTGACTGTAGGTGCTGCAGGGGCACAAGTGAGAGCGGCGGCGACGTTGTTGTCTCAGAGGTACCCGAAAGCCATACGCACTTTCAGCTCCACCGTATCCCTAAACACATGGCTGGCCAAATCGTGTATCATCTCCGAGATAGCAGACAGCTTCACCTGGGTGGAGAGGATGCTCCAGTGGGTGACTGAGGATGAGGAGAAACGGGCTGTATTACACAAAATGGTCGCTTCCCTGTTTCAACACAATGCGGTGAAGCACAGTGACCTGACTGATCGGCTGAGCAGGAGCCAATGGGAGAGGTGCCACGACACACTGGACCTTACCGTAGAAATCCTGGAAGCCATCATGCTCACTTTGAACGATATAAAGGATAATCATGACATCcagacagaaaaaacacaggCTGGTGACTTTCTCATCATTCTGCAGAACTTTGAGTTCATCTTGACGCTCGTAATCATGAAAAACGTCTTGGGTCCGACAAAAAGTTTAAGCCAGAATCTCCAGGGCCAGCCTCTGGATGTGTATCAAGCTGTGAGCAGTCTGTCGGAAGTACTTACTTCACTGAGCGATATGAAAGCCAACATTGACACTCACCTTCAAACCTGGTACCAAGAAGCCGTCGAGTTCGCTTCCAAGTTGCTGATCAGCGTGGACAATACTTCACAAGAGTGTTTGATCATTTACTGTAGAGATATCATCAGCAAAGGAGCGATCGATCACTCCATTTGCGAGATCTCCGAGCTTTGCTCAGACCGCGCTTTGTCAGCCGTGCGCTGCATGCAGGTTGTGCCTTACGTCATATCCAAAAAGGAAGGATGCTGCACGGACACTGAGGTCTTCAAGGTGTACCAGGACGATCTCCCAGATTCAAGTTCTCTGCAGGTGGAGCTCCTGAAGTGGCGCGAAAGGTGGTCGGGGTCCGACGAACAGCCTCTTCCTGCTGGTCTTCTAGACACGCTCAATTCCACAGATGCAGAATCCTTCCCTAACATCGAGACTCTTCTCAGGCTTCTCGTGATCTTGCCCTGTTTCAGAAAAGAGGATTTGATCAGACAAGGAAAGAAGAGTCTCATTGAGTTCAACCACCAGAGATCTTTACTCGAGCTGTATCCTTTATAG